DNA from Onychomys torridus chromosome 1, mOncTor1.1, whole genome shotgun sequence:
gtgaaaggGCTTAACAACAGGGCTGCCGTTTTACTGTTGTGGTAGGGTGGAGATGGGGTTCGCTGAGCTCCCTCAGTGGGGTTCAGGCCTTGGGGGGTGGAGGGCACAAATATCTCGCTCTGCACACGGGTCTCTGGAATGGCTGGGGATGGATTAGTGTATGGAGGACGCTAGTTAGGAACTGAGAGCCCTCAATACACCCAGATTAGGGTTAGAATGGGCAGCCTTGTGACTTGCTCTGGTATCCTAGATCTCCTGATGCCTCGCTTGAGCCTTTCAGCCAGAGGCTGCGTCTGCACGcactggtagtggtggtggtggggagggggaacaGAATCTAGATCCGCGATCCTTGCAGCACAAACAACCAGCGCTGGGTGAAACGCCCGGCAGCCAGGaccctgtctttctcttccccGCCCCAGCTCCACCCTTCCTGGGTTTGCTCAGGCCGTCAGTCTCGGCAGGTCATTGATCAGGATGGGTTCCGGCTGGCTGTGGATCAGCAGTATGGGTGGCGACTCCATCCTCCTCAGATCCTCTCTCCCcgccccctctcctttcctccctcccaacctCACTGGGTTCATCCACCTCCCCGACTTACTGGTCACAGGTCTAGGTCGGAACAGCGGTACAGCACATAGCGCATAGGGGCGGTGGCCAGCCAAGCGGAAAGGTGCGGCGGCGAGGACCCTCTAGATCCTAAGGCAGAGCTCACGACTGGATTTTGCTGAAGCCTCCGCCTGAAGATTAGGGGCGGGCTGCCGCGGAGGCTCAGCCCCTAGAGACGCGAAGGGAGGAGGTACTGCAAGCTCAGAAAGGCACAGCCCCAGTCCTTCTGTTGCCCGGCCCCCATCCTAGCCGTGCTGCATACTGCTTCCTCCCACCCCATCTTCCCCCAACCCTCCAGCCCTGCCCGATCTCTCCTTTCCCTATGTCCACTAGCCCCACCACCCAGGACATCCAGCACGTTCTTGTCCCTGTTGGTCCAGCATCTTTGTTCATGGCCTCTCCCTCTTTGGTTCTCCCTGCCTGCCCATCTCATGAATTTTCTACCCCCTTTCCCATTCCTTTGATGTAACCCCAGCTCCACTGACTCCTCTTCTCCAGCCAAAAGGACCACGCACTGCCCTTCTAGGTATGTAGGGCTCCCAATAAGTTGGGGTGTGCCCAACACCCTGCCATATGGCCTTCCAGGCAGTTTGATCCACAGCTATGAGTGTTCCAACAGCACTAGAGTCCCTGCTGATCCGAACTTTTCCTGAACCTTCTGGAAATACGCCTCTGAAAAACCATCCCTCCTTAATTTTCAAGCTGACTGCCGTGCCTTTGTAGGGTTAGGGTAAATTCAGCTCCAGACAGCCATGAGGGTTTTCATCTGCACTGGACTTGCTTTCCAAGGCCCAAGATTACAGTCTGAGCTGCCAGGGGCAGCCCTGTCCTGGCCGAGGCTTAGTAGAGAACATTGGGAATCTGAGATGGATCTAGAGAGAAAGGGAGGTGGTCCTGGTAATCTGGGCTCAGCAATCCCTGGTTAGTGTATGGAGCTCCTCTAATTGAAGCTACTATGGTTTTGAGCTTTCTTTCACGTGTAGTTGAAAGGCTGTTAGCCCAAAGGCTGGCTGACGACCCCTTTTAGTTCAGGCAGGGAGAGCTCCCACGTGTTTCTTCCCTCCCCTACTTCATGTTAAATGTGAAGGACAAACACACTTTGTTAGACAGCCAAGGCCCACTGCAACACACAAGAAGAAGGCCAAGtataaaaaaagaacacaagagGTTTGAGGAAACAGAGGAAATCTTAAAATccaccccccttctctctctctctctctctcacacacacacaacacacatactcataatGACCATGATGTTGATAACTAAGAAGAGGATGATGTAAAACAGGAATAAAAGCAACTAAAAAGGAATTTTCAGATCAAAACATTTTGTTCCCCTCAAAAGAAGAGAGGGGTTGAGTTTACAAAGCTAAGGCCATATCCTGCAAAAGATGAAGTCTGTGAGAGGAAAGATCATCAACCCAGGGGTCCAGTTTTGGGTTCTGACACTTGACGGTTATTCCAAAGATgagaatggagaagaaagaggatcAGAGACACAGTAGGAAACACGTGGTGGCTTCCCACTGGACTAGGCTGCAAGATGTGCATGCATGGAGGCAAGAACAGCATTCAGGACTTGATATTTGAATAGACATGgaagttcttaaaatattagccaaaaaaaaaaaaatcctactggGCATTAGAAAGTGTTATCATAGAGTCAAAATCTGCCAACACCTGCTCCTGCTTGTggactaaggaaaaaaaatgaccttaaTTGTTTCGAAGAGGAAGATAAAGCATTTGATTTTAGTCAACACCCCTCTATGGGGGCGGGGGAGCCAAGAAAACTAGTCATGGAAGTGAATTATTTACTTGAGAAGGGCTGTCTTAAACCCTGCAGCAAATATGCATCGTACAGAACCATTAGTCATGGACCACCAAGTTTGGTTATGTGGTACTGGGGGTAGaatccagagctttgtgcatgtgaAGCAAATGCTTTACAAATAGAGCTGCATCCCTAGCCCTAAACTGGTTGTGCTGCTCGAAAAAGTATAGAAAagctaaggaggaggaggaggaggaggaggaggaggaggaggaggaggggaggaggaggaggaggaggaggaggaggaggaggaggaggaggagaagaagaagaagaagaagaagaagaagaagaagaagaagaagaagaagaggaggaggaggaggaggaggaggaggaggaggaggaggaggaggagtagtaATACATTAGgggttagaaagatggctcagtggttaagaatgttttATTACTCTCAAAGACAGGCAGGACTGGTTTCCAGCACCCTCCTtttggctcataaccatctgtaaatctagttccagggtaACAGCTGCATATAAACttacacaggcaaacacacataaaaagaaatcttcaaaaaatacattataggaactggagagattgctcagtagttaggaACACTCGCTGCTCAATCTTGCAGACTGGAGTTTAGACATCAACACCCACATCGGGCTCACAGTCTCCTATAACTGTAATTCtgagagatctgacaccctttcctggcctccttgAGCTTGtgtacacaaatgtgcacatgagcacatgcatgcatgcatacatgcatgcacacagacagacacatataccaCAAATAAATCATCATAAGCAAAGTGGAGGAATGTACTGATTGTAAAAAAGAGGATAAGATTCTAGTCCTTACAGGGGTTGGTCATATGGAGAGCAGTGAAAGATGTTGACTGATGCTCTTCTGTGACCATTTGGACTCATACCACCTGGCGAGAATGGAGGCTGTGTCCTGtatgtcttcattttattatctTGGTGGTGTTTGCTCAGCTACCCTGCATCCCAAGATAGGGCAGACTGCAGACTGCCAGCTGGTCCTAGTTTTTTGCATCTTCAAATGCCTGGTTGTGGGGTGGGGAAGTCCTATGGGGATGCAGCCTTTTGAACAAGCCCCCCTCTCCCAGACCTACGATTTCCCACAACTCAGCTCCCTATATAACGGTATGCAAgtgctcctccctcctctgggAGCTTTTGCAGCAGCTTCCTGATTGAAGGCTCAAACCCATAAGTAACTGCCACTTCTCCCTTGACCTAAAGCAACTCCCTACCGTGTTTGTAATTCAGCCTTTCCTCTGTAGCTAGACCAGCTCTCCAGGTTGGCATTCCATGGCCCAGAGCAACTGTTCTTGGAGTTCTTGGAGATGGGATAACGCCAAGAACCTTTGACTCCTAAGGTGGCAGACTCAGCCCGACCCCAGATGGTTTCTCACACTGCATCATGTTGTATGTGCTGCTTGGAGTCTACAGTCCCTGATCTGAGTTAGACTGCAGTTCTGCATAGCACTGACAGTGTTAATTGTTTTTGGACTTTCTGTCTCCATTCTCCTACTTCTGCTTCTGGGAATATTCCCAGTGTGGAGATGGTCTTTCTCCATGCTTTGGTGCTTAAGTCATTGTTCTTCGACAGCTCCATATTGAAACTCTAGTGCCCGCCTATTGGCTTTACTAAGGCTAATACGGTGGCTGTTTTTCAGCTGTCCTGTCCTATTCCTAGAGGTGCCAGTTAGGGGGGTGCTGCTAGTCCATCTTCTCTGGACATTGCTAAGAACATCATTCATTTTTGACTCACATGTTTCTGGAAGATTCCATTTCTTGCCTGGAACTATTTAGATAAGACtaatagagatccacttgcttctgcctcccaagtactgggattaaaggtgtgccaccacgtCCAGTTTGGCCTATGAGTTTTTAATGCTGCCTCAAGAGTCAGATCTGTTCAGAACTTATCAACCTTTCCCAGAATGTCTCTAAGAGGCACTTGTTAGAAGTTGAGTTGCCCCATATGTATGTTGGATCCTAATCCCAAGCACCTCAGAATGTGGCTGTATTTCATAACAGGATATTTAAGGAAGTAACAGGGTCACAATCCAAGGATATTAGGTCACAGATTGTATAGAGACAAAGGGACCACTATGCATGGCATCCTTAAGGGAAGAAAAGGGTCCTTAGAAGATCCCAGTTattaagttaaaatgaaaattaatttctgttgtttaaaccACCTTGTTTATAAAAttgtactagaaaaaaaaaaggctgggtggtggtggtgcacgcctttaatcccagcactcgggaggcagaggcaggcagatctctgtgagttcgaggccagcctggtctacagagcaagatccaggaaaggcgcagaactacacagagaaaccctgtcttgaaaaaccaaaagaaaaaaaaaagtactaacaAGCTAATAAAGAATACAAGAGATCTCAAAGGTGACAAGGATAGACTTGGAACACTCAAGATAACTTCTAGAAGACCAAGGAGGAGGAGCTTATGCAAGATAATAAAGCTTtggttggagacatggctcagcagttaggagcattttctgctcttgcagaggaccttgcttcagttcccagcacctatgtggcagctcacaaccatctatagctccagttccaagggatctattgccctcttctggcctctatgggcaccagacgCTCACatggtatgtatacatacatgcaggtaaaacactcatacacacaaaagtaaatagaTCTTAAAGATATTAGGCATCCGCATATGGTTCTAGAAAGAACTCAGTTCAGTCTGGGTAAGGGACAGATAGTTCAGGAGACCCAGGGTACCACTTACAGACTCCTTGCCCACTGTGTCTCTTCATCTGTATCCCTTGTGATTCTTTttctatgctgtgtgtgtgtgtgtgtgtgtgtgtgtgtgtgtgttcacaagtatgcaggcacacatgcaagtgcgtgtgtgtatgtgggtgcatgtggaggccagacaaaAAACCTCAGGTGATGTTTTTCAGGAGTAATCattttgtggttttgagacagagtctctccctgtcctggagcttgccaaaTAGGTTTAGCTGGCTgactagtgagctccaggcacaTGCCTATCTCTACTTCTCCAGCTCTAAGACTGCAAGCGTGTagtaccatgcttggcttttcttttaaatgtgggtttgggggactaaatgtatgtgtttatgtttgcAAGGCAAGAGCCTCACCAGCAGCCTTATCAGTCTGGTGCGGTTCTTTTAATAAGCTGGTACATGTAAGCAAATGCTCTAGAAAATTAGAAGATCCCAAGGAAGGGATTATGCAAAGCCCCATTTATAGCTGTTTTATGAGAAATATAGGTAAACTTCTTGGGCTTGAAGCTGGATTCTGAATTGGGTAGGACCGTCTGAGCATTCAGCTAAGACCTGTGGGAACTGAGATATGTCCAAGCAGTCAGTGTCAGGGTTGAACTGAATTAGAAGACCCTACCTTATATTAGCTGCAGAATTGCTTGATTGGTAAATGAGGACACTACCCTACACATTTGGTCACAGGTGTGTTCTGTCATGATCGATGATTATGAAAAAAAATGAGGGTTTTTTCaacttgaaaaagaacaaaatgagaattctagaataaacaaaataaaaccaaatatccAGAATATTAGATATAGTTGGAGAGAGACTTGGGAACCTGGAAGATTGGAAGAAAGTATCCAGAAAAGGGAGTCTAAAGCTCAGAATATGAGGATACAGAGGGGCTGTAGGAAGAAGATCTGACACACATGTAGTTTTGGAGCAAACAAAGGGGAGAACAAGGCAGATGCAGTATTTAAGAAAGTTATGCCTGATGTGTTTCAAAAACTGATGACAATGCAAGCCGTGAGTTCTGGAAGCATCACACACACCAAAGGCAGCAAATACAAAGGGAAATACACACTTAAGACAgttccaaaccaaacaaagctCAGAGATTATCTGCAAAGCAGAGTTCTCAACAGAGAGCAGTTGGTGTGGCAGAAGCATGGTCTGTGCAGTCCCTGTGCAGCCGGCTGCAAATGGTGGTCAGGAGTAGAGAGAGTAGATTCAAAACGGGCAAAAAGAAAGTATGTATCCCACGGTTACCGAAAGGGAGATGATGAGGCTGTAGTAAATCATAGCAGAGTTCAAGCTCTAGGTGTCGAGGCAGACGTGCCAGAGACAGAGGGGTGCTTCCTCATCGTGAAGGGCTACATTTATGAACAAAACAGTCCTAAATATGGGTGCATCTTGATGTAACTTCAGAAGTGCAAGATAAAACACTGAGACACAGGctacaaatgcaacacaaaacaTTTACACAGACTTGAAGTATCTGTTAAATTCTTCCAAAGACACATGTGAAGCCCATTATTCTAGGTGGCTGTCCCGAAGGAAAAGGACAATcacaaaaccaagaaagaacTTGGCCAGGTTAACAGTGATAACTGCTGGGAAGGGAAATGCTTGCTTTACTGTTTCTACCCTCATGtcccacaaaagaaagaaaaggcagatgcATGTGTGCCATTTACTCATCAGACCTACCAAGCTTTGTGCAAGAAGCTGCAATAAGCCATCCTTGTTTCTGAGAAATGGGAGCATCTGCATGTTCAGTAACGCTGCCTAGATTTGCTGGAACCCTCCCACCTGGCCGGGAGCTGGGACCTTATTCGAAGAAGGCCAGTCTTAGGGCCTCAGAAGTGGGGCATTCAAGGCTGGTCAGATCCTGACAGTAGACATGGAGCTTCCTTTGGGTTCTGTACTGAGATTTTAAGAACAAAGGACTTGCCTGGGATGCTAAAAAGAACAGCTGAGTTTTCTAGAAGGGCCCAGAGTCTCTAGGCTGTGGTCACCTTTCCTTCTTGTTTGTTGCTGGCTAATGGCCGTATTGTGCCCTTGGACACTCTGAATTGTCCACACTGATGAGGAAAAGCACACAGCCTTGACTGGCTGGTGGGCATGTCTGAGAGCAGAGAAGAGGGACCCATGGGTCCAGCAGGACATAACAACTGGTGTTCAGGAGAACCTGGGGTTCTGGAGGAGCTTGGTAAGTGCCTCCCTGATGTCACGATTCCTCAGGCAGTAGATTATAGGGTTCAGCAGGGGAGTCACTACCGAGTAGATCACAGATACCAGCTTGTTGAGGTCGAAAGAGCTTATGGCATGAGGCCGGGCATACatgaaggtggtggtggtatagAAGATTAAGACTACCACCAAGTGGGAGGCACATGTGGAGAAAGCCTTCCTGCGGCCTGCTCCTCCTGGAATCCTCAGGACCGTGGCAAGGATGCGAGCATAGGAGACTGAGGTCACCATCAGAGAGGTTGCAAGTACTGCCAGAGCTGCCACAAAGTCCAGCATTTCAATGGCAGTGGTGTCTGAGCAGGATAGTTGCAGCAGGGGTGAGACATCACAGAAGAAGTGGTTGAGGGCATTGGGGCCACAGAACCGGAGGCGGGAGATGAGAGCTGTGGACACAAAGGAGGCCAAGAAGCCCCCAAGCCAGGCACTGAGAGCCAGATGTAGGCACAGTCTTGAATCCATAATAGCTGGGTAGTGCAGTGGGCGGCAGATGGCCAGGTACCGGTCACAAGCCATGGTGGATAGTAAGAAGCATTCAGAGGAGCCCAGTGAAAGAAAGAGGAACAGCTGGGTGAGGCACCCAGAGAAGGAGATGGCTTTAGCCCCTGCCAGGAGACCAGCAAGCAGCTTGGGCACTGTGACTGTGGTGTAGAGGGTTTCCAGCACAGACAGATTGgccaggaagaagtacatgggtatGTGTAGCTGCCGGCTAGCACTGATGGTGCCCACGATGACCAAGTTCTCTAGGACGGTCACCACATAGATGATTAGGAATAACCCAAAGAGCAACCCTTGCAGGTGGCACAGCTCTGGGAAACCCAGAAGAACGAACTCTGTCACCAAAGTGTTGTTGCAGTTGCTCATGGCCCTTTCTGGCTGCAAGGCCACTTCTGAGGACCGTGGAACAGCAGGGATTCAAGCGCCCTGTGTGATGGGCCCAGGCCACTGTTCCATTGGTCCAAGCTGTTGGAGGCTCTGAGGCCCCTGCTAGGGTCTCAAAGGCAAGGGCTGCCGCAGTGTCTCAGGACTTCCCTGGGGGAGCTCCCGGGGCTGACCAGCCTTGTTTTCAGGGAGAGGTCAGTCTAGCAGAGAGGGCTCACTGTGTACTTTCAGGGTCTGCTGTGGTGCTTACCTGGCACGTCCACTGTGAAGATCACTTCCTCATTTACCAAGAGCTAACAGCTGAGCAACGGCTTAGGATCTGTGAACATCAACATGAGCAGGAACACCCCTCTTACATATTTATGAGTATGTGCTACCCTTCTTGACCCAATACACAAGTACACGCTTTCCaggtgaacatgcacacatacatacttcaggtgtgtgcatgcatacacatgcacacttgtacacacatgcttataccatgttacatgcacacatacagttcCAAGAAAGCTTGCTTTGCCTTATATGTTGCTCAGAGGCTATAGGCTTGGATTTTGCATGCTATCTTGTCTGAAGACTCAGGTACCTTGGCAGGTTCATGCTTTTTTCTGTGGCTAGAGGATCCCTCATGCTGTAGGAAGGTCAGAGTGAAAGGCCACACCTTCACTAGTCACAGGACCACCAAATGGAGAGGGGAACAGAGCAAAGGGTTGCAGAGGAGAAGGCTCATCCTACTTTGTAATGgcatcttctttcctttcttctcctctccctgaGACAGTTTCTGTAGCCAGGCTGACGGCAAACTCAGTatcttcctgcatcagcctcctgagtcctggggctACAGTGTGTGAGTCCGGCTGACTTCACCTTCACGTTTGATGTCCTAACATGGCCCAGACTCTGCTTAGCCAGAATTCATCTTTTTTCCAAGGAGCAAACTTATTGTTGGAGAATGAGTGGAAGGTGTCATCACCAATCTTCAAGTGAAATAAGCAGTTTGGGAATTTCCTGAGGGACATCTCTGTACCAAGGTGTCTGAGGGCACATGGGGTGACctggagcagaagccaggcaggggtACCTATGCAGAAGTACTTCCTGGTTTCCTTGACCCATCTTGGAAGGAGTGCAGCCCCTCGATCACATTTAGCACCAGGCTGTCTGTTCCTGGACAGGCAGAGGAGGTTGGTGGAGGAACACAGTTCTTGGCACACTCAACAAGCAGCGCTTGCCACCACTGGTTCTCACCTCCTGGGTTGGGCAGTTGGCTCTTCTGGTTAGGTGAGTTCGCTGGCACCAGGCAGTGGCCCCCGATGAGTGCCAAAGCTGGTAGTTGGCGGTGGAGTCTGGAGTCGGCTGAGGGAGGCCCCACAGCTCAAGGTCTGTGGGAATCCTGGCTGATGGGAAGAGCTGAGCTGGGGAGGAGCCCAGGGGCTGTCTCCAGTCTCCTTTCAGCACTTCGGAAAGAGAGTGGGCCAGCCAAATAAGAAGGGGAACTGCT
Protein-coding regions in this window:
- the LOC118575462 gene encoding olfactory receptor 226-like — its product is MSNCNNTLVTEFVLLGFPELCHLQGLLFGLFLIIYVVTVLENLVIVGTISASRQLHIPMYFFLANLSVLETLYTTVTVPKLLAGLLAGAKAISFSGCLTQLFLFLSLGSSECFLLSTMACDRYLAICRPLHYPAIMDSRLCLHLALSAWLGGFLASFVSTALISRLRFCGPNALNHFFCDVSPLLQLSCSDTTAIEMLDFVAALAVLATSLMVTSVSYARILATVLRIPGGAGRRKAFSTCASHLVVVLIFYTTTTFMYARPHAISSFDLNKLVSVIYSVVTPLLNPIIYCLRNRDIREALTKLLQNPRFS